Proteins co-encoded in one Apodemus sylvaticus chromosome 6, mApoSyl1.1, whole genome shotgun sequence genomic window:
- the Eif2b2 gene encoding translation initiation factor eIF-2B subunit beta isoform X1, with product MPGAAAKSSELSERIESFVETLKRDGGQRSSEDMARETLGLLRRLIVGHHWNNAGDLMDLIRREGRRMTAAQPSETTVGNMVRRVLKIIREEYGRLHGRSDESDQQESLHKLLTSGGLSEDFSFHYAPLKANIIEAINELLVELEGTMENIAAQALEHIHSNEVIMTIGFSRTVEAFLKEAARKRKFHVIVAECAPFCQGHKMAVNLSKEGIETTVMTDAAIFAVMSRVNKVIIGTKTILANGSLRAVAGTHTLALAAKHHSTPLIVCAPMFKLCPQFPSEEDSFHKFVAPEEVLPFTEGDILEKVSVHCPVFDYVPPDLITLFISNIGGNAPSYIYRLMSELYHPDDHVL from the exons ATGCCGGGTGCCGCGGCGAAGAGCTCGGAGCTGTCCGAGAGGATCGAGAGCTTCGTGGAGACTCTGAAGCGAGATGGAGGGCAGCGCAGCTCGGAGGACATGGCTCGGGAGACCCTGGGGCTGCTGCGCCGGCTTATCGTGGGCCACCACTGGAACAACGCGG GGGACCTAATGGATTTGATCCGCAGAGAGGGCAGGAGGATGACGGCCGCACAGCCCTCCGAGACCACCGTGGGAAACATGGTGCGGAGAGTCCTCAAGATCATACGGGAGGAGTATGGCAG ACTGCACGGGCGCAGTGACGAGAGCGATCAGCAGGAGTCCCTGCACAAACTCTTGACATCCGGAGGCTTGAGCGAGGATTTCAGCTTCCATTATGCCCCACTTAAGGCCAACATCATTGAGGCGATTAATGAGCTGCTAGTGGAACTGG AAGGCACAATGGAGAacattgcagcccaggctctgGAGCACATCCACTCCAACGAGGTGATCATGACCATTGGCTTCTCCCGAACAGTCGAGGCCTTCCTTAAAGAGGCAGCCCGCAAGAGGAAGTTCCACGTCATTGTCGCAGAGTGTGCTCCTTTCTGCCAG GGACATAAAATGGCTGTCAATTTGTCCAAAGAAGGGATCGAGACAACTGTCATGACTGATGCTGCCATTTTTGCTGTTATGTCTCGAGTCAACAAG GTGATCATTGGTACGAAGACTATCCTGGCCAACGGTTCCCTGAGGGCCGTGGCGGGAACTCACACTCTGGCCCTGGCAGCGAAACACCACTCCACGCCTCTCATCGTGTGCGCGCCCATGTTCAAGCTCTGTCCTCAG ttcccCAGTGAAGAAGATTCATTTCACAAGTTTGTGGCCCCTGAAGAAGTCCTTCCTTTCACAGaag GCGACATTCTGGAGAAGGTCAGTGTCCACTGTCCTGTGTTTGACTACGTGCCCCCTGACCTCATTACCCTCTTTATCTCCAACATTGGTGGGAACGCGCCGTCCTACATCTACCGCCTGATGAGCGAGCTCTACCATCCTGATGACCATGTCCTCTGA
- the Eif2b2 gene encoding translation initiation factor eIF-2B subunit beta isoform X2 — protein sequence MPGAAAKSSELSERIESFVETLKRDGGQRSSEDMARETLGLLRRLIVGHHWNNAGDLMDLIRREGRRMTAAQPSETTVGNMVRRVLKIIREEYGRLHGRSDESDQQESLHKLLTSGGLSEDFSFHYAPLKANIIEAINELLVELEGTMENIAAQALEHIHSNEVIMTIGFSRTVEAFLKEAARKRKFHVIVAECAPFCQGHKMAVNLSKEGIETTVMTDAAIFAVMSRVNKVIIGTKTILANGSLRAVAGTHTLALAAKHHSTPLIVCAPMFKLCPQVWQPVPIRSPVKKIHFTSLWPLKKSFLSQKATFWRRSVSTVLCLTTCPLTSLPSLSPTLVGTRRPTSTA from the exons ATGCCGGGTGCCGCGGCGAAGAGCTCGGAGCTGTCCGAGAGGATCGAGAGCTTCGTGGAGACTCTGAAGCGAGATGGAGGGCAGCGCAGCTCGGAGGACATGGCTCGGGAGACCCTGGGGCTGCTGCGCCGGCTTATCGTGGGCCACCACTGGAACAACGCGG GGGACCTAATGGATTTGATCCGCAGAGAGGGCAGGAGGATGACGGCCGCACAGCCCTCCGAGACCACCGTGGGAAACATGGTGCGGAGAGTCCTCAAGATCATACGGGAGGAGTATGGCAG ACTGCACGGGCGCAGTGACGAGAGCGATCAGCAGGAGTCCCTGCACAAACTCTTGACATCCGGAGGCTTGAGCGAGGATTTCAGCTTCCATTATGCCCCACTTAAGGCCAACATCATTGAGGCGATTAATGAGCTGCTAGTGGAACTGG AAGGCACAATGGAGAacattgcagcccaggctctgGAGCACATCCACTCCAACGAGGTGATCATGACCATTGGCTTCTCCCGAACAGTCGAGGCCTTCCTTAAAGAGGCAGCCCGCAAGAGGAAGTTCCACGTCATTGTCGCAGAGTGTGCTCCTTTCTGCCAG GGACATAAAATGGCTGTCAATTTGTCCAAAGAAGGGATCGAGACAACTGTCATGACTGATGCTGCCATTTTTGCTGTTATGTCTCGAGTCAACAAG GTGATCATTGGTACGAAGACTATCCTGGCCAACGGTTCCCTGAGGGCCGTGGCGGGAACTCACACTCTGGCCCTGGCAGCGAAACACCACTCCACGCCTCTCATCGTGTGCGCGCCCATGTTCAAGCTCTGTCCTCAGGTGTGGCAGCCGGTCCCTATTCG ttcccCAGTGAAGAAGATTCATTTCACAAGTTTGTGGCCCCTGAAGAAGTCCTTCCTTTCACAGaag GCGACATTCTGGAGAAGGTCAGTGTCCACTGTCCTGTGTTTGACTACGTGCCCCCTGACCTCATTACCCTCTTTATCTCCAACATTGGTGGGAACGCGCCGTCCTACATCTACCGCCTGA